A stretch of the Bubalus kerabau isolate K-KA32 ecotype Philippines breed swamp buffalo chromosome 11, PCC_UOA_SB_1v2, whole genome shotgun sequence genome encodes the following:
- the LOC129622486 gene encoding gastrokine-3-like, with protein sequence MKHLIVPSILMVLFLAPSLALMNISDNHPLDGSVGTQSIHVNAFRGMVSIRDNNVLSEWDGVLDHKNALLVAKLFSKMACVLAKMDEAVFPTLDDIVKALDHQTPKHYPSTHGLTYTVLPSRVKNLAQFGAPIKDMCRAVPTYFAQQQKEGTALAIDPDSCFEIQLLSFLGLSICGEIPGL encoded by the exons ATGAAACACCTT aTTGTGCCTTCAATCCTTATGGTCCTTTTCCTAGCTCCATCTCTGGCCCTGATG AACATCAGTGACAACCATCCTCTGGATGGATCTGTTGGGACCCAGAGCATCCATGTCAATGCCTTTCGAGGTATGGTCAGCATCCGAGACAACAATGTTTTGAGTGAATGGGATGGAGTCTTGGACCACAAGAAT GCCCTCTTGGTGGCTAAGTTGTTTAGCAAGATGGCCTGTGTCCTGGCCAAGATGGATGAAGCTGTCTTCCCAACTTTGGATGACATTGTTAAggccctggaccaccag ACTCCAAAGCATTATCCATCTACTCACGGCCTGACCTACACTGTTTTACCCAGCCGGGTCAAGAACTTGGCCCAGTTCGGAGCACCCATCAAGGACATGTGCCGAGCGGTCCCCACTTATTTTGCCCAACAGCAAAAAGAAG gtacTGCACTGGCTATTGACCCAGATTCCTGTTTTGAAATCCAACTCCTGtccttcctgggactctccaTCTGTGGGGAGATACCTGGGCTCTGA
- the GKN2 gene encoding gastrokine-2, translating to MKILVVFLVALAIFGTQSLGNEVYNIISPTDKGGQIQETMTIDNEKNAAIINIHAGSCSSTTIFDYKHGYIALRVLSRRACYILKMDHKAIPALDQLKRYIFERKALNSMFSDKYIWVKYNPLKSLITNVDWFLFGSPIRQLCEHVPLYQGEVADKIHNTGAGVCAKAGLLGILGISVCADVHV from the exons GTGGTATTTCTGGTGGCACTGGCCATCTTTGGGACACAATCTTTGGGAAATGAG GTTTATAACATCATCAGCCCAACTGACAAAGGTGGCCAAATTCAGGAGACGATGACAATTGACAATGAAAAAAATGCTGCCATCATTAACATCCACGCAGGATCATGCTCCTCTACCACCATTTTTGACTATAAACAT GGCTACATTGCGCTCAGGGTGCTCTCCAGAAGAGCCTGCTACATCCTGAAGATGGACCACAAAGCCATCCCTGCTCTGGACCAGCTCAAACGGTACATCTTTGAGAGGAAG GCTTTGAACAGCATGTTCTCTGACAAATACATCTGGGTCAAGTACAACCCACTGAAGTCTCTGATCACAAACGTGGATTGGTTCCTGTTTGGATCACCCATCAGGCAGCTTTGCGAACATGTCCCCTTATATCAGGGGGAAGTGGCTGATAAGATAC ATAATACTGGTGCTGGAGTCTGCGCAAAGGCTGGGCTCCTGGGCATCTTGGGAATTTCCGTCTGTGCAGATGTTCACGTGTAA